A window from Malassezia japonica chromosome 1, complete sequence encodes these proteins:
- a CDS encoding uncharacterized protein (EggNog:ENOG503NTZ9; BUSCO:EOG092628HC; COG:A) produces MAPKGYQVLRLAQACPIVLPLTIAHQCGQAFRWRKVLLPATEYEPRRLEWSLCLRDRVVFLQHDRASNCLYYRSVFPEGYSPREPTAIWLQDYLSLEAPTSEWYAEWCEKDPVFAKHAKRFAGANILRQDPWECMCAFICSSNNNIPRISQMVHKLCEHFSPLQHVETYPPGTRLCHTLDVSELEEPVDEKCTLAYHPFPPPTCLAAPEVEGKLRTLGFGYRAKYIAKTAQMLCDQARAALPDGASDEKVDEAVYAYLLSLRSLPYYEAREALTQFAGIGPKVADCILLMSLDQAESIPVDRHVFQFAERWYGIRSKRYEDVADRLRAIWGARAGWAHSVLFYADLRSFSAYEPETTHAKPEIKDEPFSPWSARRGLGTPMGKGMRTPDRHGGTPRADTPIERTNISAKEREQQLQKMLSGLVSVVDHVDMDRAHIPGLLCRLLPHQVQGVEWMRQRERGDIKGGILADDMGLGKTVQMLALIMSHRHLDQIKGSDGKGNLNDKLFHEDTDVRKKPFQSTSKPTKLAAPGLDADPDGDVFADDVDNMLAKRARQVFVSNTKTTLIIAPLAVVEQWHKEANEKTGHKLKVYVHHGPGRAKTPEVLQKADVVVTTYATAANEHAQYMASLGQIESKGSKKKPIILDSDEDSSEDDLASSDSDTPLKRAPPAAKKQATAPLFRAKWLRIVLDEAQNIKNYRAKSSKACFELSLNAAARWCLTGTPLQNNVMELFSLMHFLRAAPFDDYSHFRRMIDEPLKNNNTAHHSHGMKRLCAVLRTIMLRRTKDAQYDGKPLLQLPGRTVDVVTTEFASDDEREFYRDIENRMKKVLDKNGKMDAMGMLVMLLRLRQACNHPALITSTSSAPQTDAREAPKAAAQDVGADPDDELADLLAGLSVQARHCERCQVVLPKTYEPVLCEGCQAQAAEEAKRGIVWKERTSTKLAKTMALLEEFRAQDKHDKTIIFSQFTSFLDLLEGALSKTGIEFVRYDGKMTRTARELALTKIRTHEATKVILISFKAGSTGLNLTCCNRVILCDLWWNPQIEEQAFDRAHRLGQAKDVYIYKLSISGTVEERILALQQKKRELARTALDGSSPAQASRLSAEELAYLFRGAV; encoded by the exons ATGGCGCCGAAAGGCTACCAAGTCCTGCGGCTGGCCCAAGCGTGCCCGATCGTGCTGCCGCTGACAATCGCCCACCAGTGTGGCCAGGCGTTTCGGTGGCGCAAGGTGCTACTTCCAGCGACCGAGTACGAacctcggcgcctcgaATGGTCCTTGTgcctgcgcgaccgcgtcgTCTTTTTGCAGCATGACCGTGCGTCGAATTGCCTGTACTACCGCTCCGTCTTTCCAGAAGGGTactcgccgcgcgagccgaCGGCCATTTGGCTACAAGACTATCTGAGTCTGGAGGCACCGACGTCCGAATGGTACGCGGAGTGGTGCGAAAAAGATCCAGTCTTTGCCAAGCACGCAAAGCGGTTCGCCGGCGCGAACATCCTGCGGCAGGATCCGTGGGAGTGCATGTGCGC CTTTATCTGCAGCTCCAATAACAATATTCCCCGCATCAGCCAGATGGTGCACAAGCTGTGCGAGCACTTTTCGCCGCTCCAGCATGTCGAGACTTATCCCCCCGGCACGCGGCTGTGCCACACGCTTGACGTCTCGGAGCTGGAGGAGCCTGTGGACGAAAAGTGCACACTAGCTTACCACCCCTTTCCCCCGCCGACGTGCCTTGCAGCGCCCGAGGTCGAGGGCAAGCTCCGTACGCTTGGGTTTGGGTACCGGGCCAAGTATATTGCCAAGACGGCGCAGATGCTCTGCGACcaagcgcgtgcggcgctgcccgacggcgcgagcgacgaaaaagtcgacgaggccgtcTATGCCTACCTCTTGTccctgcgctcgctccCCTACTACGAGgcccgcgaggcgctcacgcAGTTCGCGGGCATCGGCCCCAAAGTCGCCGACTGTATCCTACTCATGTcgctcgaccaggccgAGAGCATTCCCGTCGACCGCCACGTATTCCAATTTGCCGAGCGGTGGTACGGCATCCGCTCCAAGCGCTATGAAGACGTCGCCGACAGGCTGCGTGCGATTTGGGGCGCCCGCGCAGGATGGGCGCACTCG GTGTTGTTTTACGCAGACCTGCGCTCCTTTTCGGCCTACGAGCCCGAAACCACGCATGCCAAGCCCGAAATCAAAGACGAG CCGTTTAGTCcgtggtcggcgcgccggggcTTGGGCACGCCCATGGGGAAGGGTATGCGCACCCCAGACCGCCATGGAGGCACACCGCGTGCCGACACGCCGATCGAGCGCACCAATATCTCGGCAAAGGAACGCGAACAGCAGCTGCAGAAAATGCTCTCAGGCCTCGTGTCGGTCGTTGACCATGTGGACATGGACCGCGCGCATATCCCGGGTCTGCTGTGTCGCCTGCTGCCCCACCAAGTCCAGGGTGTCGAGTGGatgcgccagcgcgagcgtggcGATATCAAGGGCGGCATTCTCGCTGACGATATGGGTCTGGGCAAGACTGTTCAGATGCTCGCGCTGATCATGTCGCACCGTCACCTCGACCAGATCAAGGGGAGCGATGGAAAAGGCAATCTGAACGATAAGCTCTTTCACGAAGACACCGACGTACGGAAAAAGCCCTTTCAAAGCACGAGCAAGCCGACGAAGCTCGCTGCACCGGGCCTGGATGCGGACCCAGACGGCGATGTGTTTGCTGACGACGTCGACAATATGCTGGCAAAACGTGCGCGCCAGGTGTTTGTTTCGAATACCAAGACGACGCTCATCATTGCGCCCCTCGCTGTCGTCGAGCAGTGGCACAAGGAAGCGAACGAAAAGACCGGACACAAGCTCAAGGTCTATGTGCATCATGGCCCCGGCCGCGCCAAGACGCCCGAAGTTTTACAGAAGGCCGACGTGGTCGTGACAACATATGCGACAGCTGCCAATGAGCATGCGCAGTACATGGCGAGCCTGGGCCAGATCGAGTCAAAAGGCTCGAAAAAGAAACCCATCATActcgactcggacgaggatAGCAGTGAAGACGATCTcgcgtcgtccgactcggacaCGCCGCtcaagcgcgcgccgcctgcggccAAGAAGCAGGCCACTGCGCCCCTGTTTCGGGCCAAGTggctgcgcatcgtgctCG ACGAGGCGCAAAACATTAAAAACTACCGCGCCAAGAGCAGCAAGGCATGCTTTGAGCTCTCGCTGAACGCTGCCGCACGATGGTGCTTgaccggcacgccgctccaGAACAATGTGATGGAGCTCTTTAGCCTGATGCACTTTctccgtgcggcgccgttTGACGATTATAGTCATTTCCGGCGGATGATTGACGAGCCCCTAAAGAACAA CAATACCGCGCACCACAGTCACGGAATGAAGCGGCTTTGTGCTGTGCTGCGTACGATcatgctgcgccgcaccaaAGACGCACAGTACGACGGCAAGCCCCTCTTGCAGCTTCCTGGGCGCACGGTTGATGTGGTCACGACCGAGTTTGCGTCGGACGATGAGCGCGAGTTTTACCGCGACATTGAGAACCGCATGAAAAAGGTGCTGGACAAGAATGGCAAAATGGACGCGATGGGCATGTTGGTCATGCTGCTCCGTCTGCGCCAAG caTGCAACCACCCTGCGCTGATtacctcgacgtcgagcgcgccccAAACagatgcgcgcgaggcgcccaaggccgccgCACAAGACGTGGGTGCCGATCCGGACGATGAGCTTGCCGACCTCCTTGCCGGCCTCTCCGTCCAGGCGCGACACTGTGAGCGGTGCCAGGTCGTGCTGCCCAAGACCTACGAACCGGTTCTTTGTGAGGGGTGTCAAGCGCAAGCCGCTGAGGAGGCCAAGCGAGGTATCGTGTGGAAGGAGCGCACGTCGACCAAGCTTGCCAAGACcatggcgctgctcgaAGAGTTCCGGGCGCAGGACAAGCACGACAAGACCATCATCTTTAGCCAGTTTACCTCTTTCTTGGACCTGCTCGAAGGCGCCCTCAGCAAGACGGGCATCGAGTTTGTGCGGT ACGACGGCAAAATGACGCGGACTGCACGCGAGCTTGCCCTGACCAAGATCCGCACGCATGAGGCAACCAAGGTCATCCTTATTTCGTTCAAGGCCGGCAGCACGGGCCTGAACCTGACCTGCTGCAACCGCGTGATTCTATGCGACCTATGGTGGAATCCCCAGATTGAGGAGCAGGCTTTTGAccgagcgcaccgcctcgggcaGGCCAAGGACGTGTATATTTACAAGCTTTCCATTTCGGGCACCGTCGAAGAGCGTATTTTGGCGCTCCAGCAAAagaagcgcgagctcgcacGCACGGCCCTCGATGGCAGCAGCCCCGCGCAGGCGTCACGGCTTTCCGCGGAAGAATTGGCCTATTTGTTTCGGGGCGCAGTGTAA
- a CDS encoding ABC-type xenobiotic transporter (EggNog:ENOG503NU2T; COG:Q; TransMembrane:13 (o20-37i49-75o97-119i173-191o197-218i283-300o320-340i791-815o835-858i906-930o936-958i1005-1026o1046-1066i)), translating to MTAYEAPFREPIIGKHRSTLPGFLYLFSFAGPVPSPLRSPWQFLNHPNVLFFLGVLCALSSGGGLSSIDLLYGYWTHTVKQYQHIDPNYAMSRSNELAWICVVIGVFVMLTSWGFMVLLPRAAHELCQNLREEYFAAAVIQDPAFFELHGPGEIASRTNRDVTQIRAAFGEKLGFLLNAIGTLLAGFIMAFSRAPTVAGVMLCVFVFAVLVTTVLGWLGDMVTSSALDVDSRLTTFVEQVIASVRVVQSFEITQQLVDRMHTLYIAPLARFVNQRSMVKGGDLAAMYLIINALYSISFWWGSVQIAKGREQMDGVISAFYNYLSAMFSVAMILPHLQSLIDNVAALRKMRATIERDPRVDVRATGGEILGVPQGVSNPEGLPVYTPSFALDHVTFAYPSRPYTASLRDVCIQFPAGKVTALVGPSGSGKSTITALLGREYDPETSNLPETSLIVDKKEKEKEDKLDEKDSTMANDRDVEGERQRIQGGGRVLFAGVDERELNLRWLRSQIAVVRQNPQLFGGTIAENVAMGLSADPVAASLSPETIREKVREALVKAEAWSFVKRLPQGMDTMLASGRNVHLSGGQRQRIAIARALVREPLILCLDEATSALDTSTEERIKRTLSKEQKKRGMTTIIVAHRLSTVQHADQIVTMNHGEVVEHGTHEELMRNGKDGLYYSMVMHNRTASGLPLEDQPFEEQDTATRASSSQWQPAPPPPPPGAEQDTNATSRPRPAGMHPDLATRGAGMTSANWGASDRRHGQGVVQETTEETHIKRSGFTRLYRIAYKQRFLFLAGLVAAVALAASFPISGWISGFAIDALGFPDRREMRQSSNWWAMWFIVVGACAIIVGFLASYFLELASEKMMNAIKVKSLHALLRQEVAFFDQKENGSGALSSAIFSNAASIGAATGVVAVQLIMALGNLIGAVIMALAMGWAMALTTLPGLISLMVAGFYNVIFLEKYEHIIQQPIDKTSSYIAEIVDAIPTVSSLGRERLTESLLERSYMPMLVSGSLCFAYTQFALYGTSGLMLYWGTKLVMERRLESFGMFAVFEGVFIGIFSSVRLATFMPDMARAKHATKVVDTWWNRVPQFASGEPTIEWPPKGPRDIVLRGVELRYPQRPDMPALRDLDLVIPENKTVAFCGTSGSGKSSVLSLLQRFYDPCQGEITHGGIDLKTIPLHTWRAEMAYVSQDPVLYEGTIRWNLLLGAVDPDKVTDEEIERACREACVWDFAMALPEGLDTMIGLKGSSLSGGQRQRVCIARALLRRPKILLLDEATSALDAESEVLVQRALDNACQGCTTITIAHRLSTIRRADIICVVEDGVVVERGSHEELLQKHGRYFELVEAQL from the exons ATGACCGCCTACGAGGCACCTTTTCGGGAGCCGATTATTGGAAAGCATAGGTCGACACTTCCTGGTTTCCTCTATCTATTTTCGTTTGCTGGCCCTGTTCCTTCGCCATTACGCTCGCCATGGCAGTTTTTGAACCACCCCAATGTGTTGTTCTTCCTCGGTGTCCTGTGTGCGCTgtcgtcgggcggcggtcTTTCATCGATCGACTTGCTCTACGGCTACTGGACCCACACCGTGAAGCAGTACCAGCATATCGATCCCAACTACGCGATGAGTCGCAGCAACGAACTGGCGTGGATCTGTGTCGTGATCGGCGTGTTTGTAATGCTTACCAGCTGGGGCTTTATGGTCCTGcttcctcgcgctgcgcatgaACTGTGCCAGAATCTACGTGAAGAGTACTTTGCTGCGGCCGTCATCCAGGATCCCGCCTTCTTCGAGCTGCACGGACCGGGTGAGATCGCATCGCGCACCAATCGCGATGTGACTCAAATCCGTGCTGCCTTTGGCGAAAAGCTCGGTTTCTTGCTGAATGCGATCGGAACACTGCTTGCTGGATTTATTATGGCTTTctcgcgtgcgccgacggTCGCTGGCGTGATGCTTTGCGTGTTTGTGTTTGCTGTGCTCGTCACGACGGTGCTCGGATGGCTCGGTGACATGGTGACATCCTCGGCCCTGGACGTCGACAGCCGACTCACGACAttcgtcgagcaggtgaTTGCTTccgtgcgcgtcgtgcagaGCTTTGAAATCAcacagcagctcgtcgaccggaTGCATACTTTGTACATTGCCCCGCTCGCGCGGTTTGTGAACCAGCGCTCGATGGTCAAGGGTGGAGACCTCGCGGCAATGTACCTCATCATCAACGCGCTCTACTCCATCAGTTTCTGGTGGGGCTCGGTCCAGATTGCAAAGGGGCGTGAGCAGATGGACGGTGTGATTTCTGCATTCTACAACTACCTCAGCGCCATGTTCTCGGTGGCGATGATCCTGCCGCATCTGCAGAGCCTCATCGATAATGtggctgcgctgcgcaaaaTGCGTGCGACGATCGAGCGCGATCCTCGTGTAGATGTGCGCGCAACGGGCGGCGAGATTCTCGGAGTTCCGCAAGGCGTGTCGAATCCAGAAGGGCTCCCGGTGTACACGCCCAGCTTTGCGCTGGACCACGTTACGTTTGCCTACCCCTCGCGGCCATACACGGCGAGCCTGCGAGACGTGTGCATCCAGTTCCCTGCCGGAAAGGTCACGGCGCTTGTGGGCCCATCGGGAAGCGGCAAGTCGACCATTACGGCGCTGCTTGGGCGCGAGTACGATCCAGAGACTTCCAACTTGCCCGAAACAAGCCTAATTGTGGACaagaaggagaaggagaaggaggacaagctcgacgagaaGGACAGCACCATGGCCAacgaccgcgacgtcgaAGGCGAGCGCCAACGCATCCAAGGCGGTGGCCGCGTCCTGTTTGCCGGTGtagacgagcgcgagctgaaCTTGCGCTGGCTACGTTCGCAGAtcgccgtcgtgcgccagAACCCCCAACTGTTTGGCGGTACGATTGCCGAAAATGTCGCCATGGGTCTCAGTGCGGACCCCGTCGCAGCGTCGCTCTCTCCGGAGACGATCCGCGAAAAGGTGCGCGAAGCGCTggtcaaggccgaggcaTGGTCGTTTGTCAAGCGGCTCCCGCAAGGCATGGACACTATGCTTGCGAGCGGCCGCAACGTGCACCTTTCCGGTGGTCAGCGCCAGCGTATTGCCATTGCTCGTGCGCTTGTGCGCGAGCCACTGATTCTTTGCTTGGACGAAGCGACATCGGCTCTGGATACGTCCACGGAAGAACGCATCAAACGCACGCTCAGCAAAGAGCAAAAGAAGCGTGGCATGACCACGATTATCGTCGCACACCGCCTGTCGAccgtgcagcacgccgaccagATTGTCACGATGAACCACGGCGaagtcgtcgagcacggcacgcATGAAGAGCTGATGCGCAACGGCAAGGACGGGTTGTACTACTCTATGGTAATGCACAACCGCACCGCTTCTGGTCTCCCTCTGGAAGACCAGCCCTTTGAAGAGCAAGATacggcgacgcgtgcctcgagcagccagtggcagcctgcgccgccgccgccgccgcctggtGCTGAACAAGATACGAATGCCACGTCgcgtcctcggcctgcagGCATGCATCCTGACCTGGCCACGCGCGGTGCCGGCATGACGTCTGCCAACTGGGGCGCAAGCGACCGCCGCCACGGGCAAGGTGTCGTGCAAGAGACGACGGAAGAGACGCACATAAAGCGCTCCGGGTTCACGCGGCTCTACCGCATTGCGTACAAGCAGCGTTTCCTGTTCCTGGCCGGCCTTGTTGCAGCCGTGGCACTCGCTGCGTCCTTCCCCATTTCTGGCTGGATTTCTGGTTTcgcgatcgacgcgctTGGCTTTCCCGACCGGCGCGAGATGCGCCAATCGTCCAACTGGTGGGCGATGTGGTTTATTGTGGTCGGCGCATGTGCGATTATTGTTGGTTTCTTGGCTTCCTACTTCCTCGAGTTGGCTTCGGAGAAGATGATGAACGCCATCAAAGTCAAgtcgctgcacgcgctcctgcgccaaGAGGTCGCCTTTTTTGACCAAAAAGAGAAcgggagcggcgcgctgagTTCTGCCATCTTTAGCAATGCCGCGAGCATCGGTGCAGCGACGGGTGTGGTGGCCGTTCAACTGATCATGGCGCTTGGCAACCTAATTGGCGCGGTGATCATGGCGCTTGCGATGGGCTGGGCGATGGCGCTGACGACGCTCCCTGGCTTGATCTCGCTGATGGTCGCCGGTTTCTATAATGTGATCTTCTTGGAGAAGTACGAGCACATTATCCAGCAGCCGATCGACAAGACCTCGTCGTACATTGCCGAAATTGTCGATGCCATTCCCACCgtctcgtcgctcggccgcgagcggctgacg GAAAGCTTGCTGGAGCGGTCGTACATGCCGATGCTGGTCTCGGGCTCGTTGTGCTTTGCCTACACGCAGTTTGCCCTGTATGGAACGTCTGGCCTGATGCTTTACTGGGGCACAAAGCTCGTTATGGAGCGCCGCTTGGAGTCCTTTGGCATGTTTGCCGTGTTCGAGGGCGTGTTCATCGGCATCTTTTCGTCGGTGCGTCTCGCAACCTTTATGCCGGACATGGCGCGTGCGAAGCATGCGACCAAGGTGGTGGATACGTGGTGGAACCGCGTGCCGCAATTCGCCAGCGGTGAACCGACGATCGAGTGGCCGCCCAAGGGCCCCAGGGATatcgtgctgcgcggcgtcgagctaCGCTATCCCCAGCGCCCCGATATGCCTGCGCTCCGCGATCTTGACCTGGTGATCCCCGAGAACAAGACAGTGGCATTCTGCGGCACTTCAGGCAGCGGCAAGTCGTCGGTGCTGAGTCTGTTGCAGCGCTTCTACGACCCGTGCCAAGGCGAGATCACCCACGGTGGCATCGACCTCAAGACCATCCCCCTGCACACGTGGCGTGCCGAGATGGCGTATGTATCGCAGGACCCCGTGCTGTACGAAGGCACGATCCGTTGGAacctgctgctcggcgccgtggaTCCCGACAAGGTCACGGACGAGGAGATCGAGCGCGCATgccgcgaggcgtgcgTCTGGGACTTTGCCATGGCGCTCCCCGAGGGACTGGATACCATGATTGGCCTCAAGGGGTCGTCCCTCAGCGGTgggcagcgccagcgcgtgTGCATTGcccgtgcgctgctgcgccgcccaaAGATTTTGttgctggacgaggcgacgtCTGCGCTGGATGCCGAGTCGGAAgtgctcgtgcagcgcgcgctggacAATGCCTGCCAAGGCTGCACCACGATCACGATCGCCCACCGCCTCTCGACCATCCGCCGGGCGGACATTATCTGCGTTGTCGAGGACGGTGTCGTGGTCGAGCGGGGCAGTCACGAAGAACTTTTGCAAAAGCACGGACGCTACTTTGAACTGGTTGAAGCGCAGTTATAG
- the NUP49 gene encoding glutathionyl-hydroquinone reductase (COG:U; COG:Y; EggNog:ENOG503NVIM), with protein MSSLFGSSTAAPGASATPAFGRSSSFTSGETAKPSFSFGGAAQPANNAAPPKPLFGTAPNTSAPSTSATPAPSTGLFGQNTAQPSTTQPAQSTGLFGQQNQAKPSLFGSQPQGGLFGASQPAQTSQPQGGGLFGASQPSQPAQTGGLFGAATTQPSQPQGGLFGASQPAQTSQPQGGLFGASTSNPAQGGLFGAKPASQGLFGAPSTQPQGGLLGASQPALSTSSQPTSALLQHGYYQRERFNELPDAQRNLLEEMDKYIRSQTQIKNELRARDQNSEPRRLPSEVHELSTLQQSLSASLEADVLRLQTIAARVERDRADHMQLHQIAQHAKDKLSDGSSFVDWLRHFYERAAEEDVARIHRYRVTMEQIERHLLSLEQREQFAPQVIAEVIYDQNASFMGLAEQIATLHAEIETLKKDYVKWYQARFQSVRDPFAPGVSVAEGA; from the exons ttcggcggcgcggcgcagcccgcGAACAATGCGGCGCCTCCCAAGCCCTTGttcggcacggcgccgaatacgagcgcgcccagcacctcggcgacgcccgcgcccaGCACAGGGCTCTTTGGACAAAATACGGCACAGCCGAGCACGACACAGCCCGCTCAGAGCACCGGGCTTTTTGGGCAGCAGAACCAGGCCAAGCCGAGTCTGTTTGGCTCGCAGCCTCAAGGCGGTCTTTttggcgcgtcgcagcccGCACAGACGTCGCAGCCCCAGGGTGGCGGGCTCTttggcgcgtcgcagccgTCGCAGCCCGCACAGACCGGTGGCCTCTTTGGCGCTGCGACGACGCAGCCGTCGCAGCCCCAAGGTGGTCTTTttggcgcgtcgcagcccGCGCAGACGTCGCAGCCCCAGGgcggcctctttggcgCGTCTACATCGAATCccgcgcaaggcggcctctttggcgCAAAGCCAGCGTCCCAGGGCCTCTTTGGTGCGCCTTCGACGCAGCCCCAAGGCGGCCTTTTGGGTGCGTCGCAGCCGGCGCTCTCTAC ATCGTCGCAGCCCACGTCTGCGCTTTTGCAGCACGGCTACtaccagcgcgagcgttTTAATGAGCTTcccgatgcgcagcgcaaccTGCTCGAAGAGATGGACAAGTATATTCGGAGCCAGACGCAGATCAAgaacgagctgcgtgcgcgcgaccaAAACAGCGAGCCCCGGCGACtgccgagcgaggtgcacgagctgagcacgctgcagcagtcGCTCTctgcctcgctcgaggcggacgtGCTGCGTCTGCAGACGATTGCCGCGCGggtcgagcgcgatcgTGCGGATCATATGCAGCTGCACCAGATTGCGCAGCATGCCAAAGACAAGCTGAGCGATGGCAGCAGCTTTGTCGACTGGCTGCGCCACTTTTACGAGCGTGCAGCGGAAGAGGACGTGGCGCGTATTCACCGGTACCGTGTGACGATGGAGCAGATTGAGCGCCACCtgctctcgctcgagcagcgcgagcagtTTGCCCCCCAGGTGATTGCGGAGGTGATCTATGACCAAAACGCCTCGTTCATgggcctcgccgagcagatCGCGACGCTCCATGCGGAGATCGAGACGCTGAAGAAGGACTACGTCAAGTGGTATCAGGCGCGCTTCCAGTCGGTCCGCGATCCGTTTGCGCCCGGAGTATCGGTCGCGGAGGGTGCGTAA
- the GLE1 gene encoding Nuclear pore complex nucleoporin component (COG:A; EggNog:ENOG503Q39F) encodes MATAAGRVPRPDRVDAPRMAALKPRRPTGRYVYESSSDEDSDADPVTWRTAPLSPPVPGLESSDEEEDAHGHDLSDVRLANELDPWDRWEAACQRKAWRPAWQRGSTPMRGATPHRSGGDQSVHEVTDLLSHFQLQQKEVERKEREAFDQRNASLWEGIEEAIRGAEKRAAHEAEQLANARRRQEQAEAEAKKARTAELRRIEEEKKAAEEEKKRTAAKEAELAALAQKEGVYNTMRGGERVGPVAAKEMKHWQAEMKTIKDEILPAIAANPAWRKQCFAAKRAITPKIGQLTNARDEIARITKAIAAVLHEAQQAPEEGARRYLYYWTLNHLAKCLIRQAEQEVAARQETAYPLARTVLGLLLLGHRALGDVLMARLVKKCPYVLGTLPERDGVDERAYRKMLGFKIDAEETAHMYTSRMSGICALYFACLQTSLSSVAACSGLAPGCDLKQAAEHVPSVFQPSRLWTWQVRATTPPYAQQPMLPTLWCTFLEVAGTATGERYGRQAHKLWAMVLEHGVLQNKLGPADVQGDAQRDALRAARVRLQLILESWQKTKSLAEHASPGREME; translated from the exons ATGGCGACCGCGGCCGggcgtgtgccgcgcccTGACCGTGTCGACGCGCCACGAATGGCGGCCCTCAAACCGCGGCGGCCAACAGGTCGCTACGTGTACGAGTCGTCTTCGGACGAAGacagcgacgcggaccCTGTGACatggcgcaccgcgccgctttCCCCTCCGGTGCCCGGACTGGAGAGCAGcgacgaagaggaggaTGCGCACGGGCACGACCTCTCTGACGTGCGCCTTGCTAATGAGCTCGATCCGTGGGACCGATGGGAGGCTGCGTGCCAACGTAAAGCATGG CGCCCTGCCTGGCAACGAGGATCAACAccgatgcgcggcgcgacgccccaCCGCTCCGGCGGCGACCAGAGCGTGCATGAGGTCACGGATCTCCTCTCCCATTTCCAGCTGCAGCAGAAAGAGGTGGaacgcaaagagcgcgaggcgtttgACCAGCGCAACGCGAGTCTCTGGGAAGGCATCGAGGAAGCGatccgcggcgccgagaaGCGTGCTGCacacgaggccgagcagcttgccaacgcgcggcgccgtcaagagcaggccgaggcagAAGCAAAGAaagcgcgcacggccgagctgcgtcggATCGAAGAGGAGAAaaaggccgccgaggaagaaaagaagcgcaccgccgccaaagaggccgagctcgcggcgctggcgcagaAGGAAGGCGTGTACAATacgatgcgcggcggcgagcgtgtcggTCCTGTTGCTGCGAAAGAAATGAAGCACTGGCAGGCCGAGATGAAGACGATCAAGGACGAAATTCTCCCAGCGATCGCTGCCAACCCCGCATGGCGCAAGCAGTGCTTTgcggcgaagcgcgccaTCACTCCCAAGATTGGGCAGCTGACaaacgcgcgcgacgagatTGCGCGCATCACCAAGGCGATTGCTgccgtgctgcacgaggcgcagcaagcGCCGGAAgaaggcgcacgacgctaCCTGTACTACTGGACACTCAACCACCTTGCCAAGTGCCTTATCCGGCAGGCCGAACAGGAGGTCGCCGCCCGCCAGGAAACCGCATACCCCCTCGCCCGCACGGTCCTGGgcctgctcctccttggccATCGCGCGTTGGGCGACGTGCTAATGGCGCGCTTGGTCAAAAAGTGTCCCTATGttctcggcacgctgcccgagcgcgacggcgtggacgagcgcgcctACCGCAAGATGCTCGGCTTCAAGATCGACGCCGAAGAGACCGCGCACATGTACACGTCGCGAATGAGCGGCATTTGTGCGTTGTACTTTGCCTGTCTCCAGacgtcgctctcgtcggtcgccgcgtgcagcggcCTGGCGCCGGGTTGCGACCTGAAacaggcggccgagcatGTGCCGAGCGTCTTTCAGCCGAGCCGTCTGTGGACGTGGCAGGTGCGTgcgacgacgccgccgtATGCACAACAGCCCATGTTGCCTACTCTCTGGTGTACCTTTTTGGAGGTAGCAGGCACCGCGACCGGCGAGCGGTACGGCCGCCAGGCGCACAAGCTATGGGCCATGGTGCTGGAGCACGGTGTGCTACAGAACAAGCTCGGACCGGCCGACGTCCAGGGCGACGCacagcgcgatgcgctgcgcgctgcgcgtgtACGCCTCCAGCTCATCCTCGAGTCCTGGCAAAAAACCAAATCGCTGGCCGAACATGCTTCGCCAGGGCGCGAAATGGAGTAG